One window of the Candidatus Microbacterium colombiense genome contains the following:
- a CDS encoding glycine cleavage T C-terminal barrel domain-containing protein: MSAFSTLAGVVSDGDGIAHLGDPFREQRRLAAGAAIAPLDDRAVIEVAGPERLSWLDSITSQFVARLTPGESTELLVLDPQGRVEHAAGVLDDGASTWLIVDAADADALAAWLTRMKFRTQATVERRDDLTLIGFVDGASAAATVGSVASAPHGAPLIWADPWQHVTAGGHQYAEISAHPGAALAWRVGIVGSEAAAQLATTLAPEAVAGLLAAEALRIAAWRPRWAAEVDERSLPHESDWLRSAVHLNKGCYRGQETVAKVHNLGHPPRRLAALQLDGSDAVLPAPGSPVFAGEDEVGHITSAARHHEDGPIALAILSRRAPVGDLTVRDDGIDIAASQQVIVPADAGSVAEIPRLTRLSRRPSAPDPRGDAGTGGSSGGR, encoded by the coding sequence ATGAGCGCCTTCTCCACACTCGCAGGTGTCGTGTCAGACGGCGACGGCATCGCCCATCTCGGCGATCCGTTCCGCGAACAGCGCCGACTCGCGGCGGGTGCCGCGATCGCGCCTCTCGACGACCGGGCCGTGATCGAGGTCGCCGGGCCCGAACGACTCAGCTGGCTCGACTCGATCACCTCGCAGTTCGTCGCGCGGCTCACACCGGGGGAGAGCACAGAACTCCTCGTCCTGGATCCGCAGGGACGGGTGGAGCATGCGGCCGGAGTGCTCGATGACGGGGCCTCCACCTGGTTGATCGTGGATGCCGCCGACGCCGATGCGCTCGCCGCGTGGCTGACGCGCATGAAGTTCCGAACGCAGGCGACGGTCGAGCGGCGCGATGATCTGACCCTGATCGGCTTCGTGGACGGCGCATCGGCCGCAGCCACGGTCGGCTCCGTCGCCTCCGCTCCCCACGGCGCCCCGTTGATCTGGGCGGATCCGTGGCAGCACGTGACGGCGGGCGGCCACCAGTACGCCGAGATCTCCGCGCACCCCGGTGCAGCGCTCGCGTGGCGTGTCGGCATCGTGGGCTCCGAGGCCGCGGCGCAGTTGGCGACGACGCTCGCCCCGGAGGCCGTGGCCGGACTGCTCGCCGCCGAGGCGCTGCGCATCGCGGCCTGGCGTCCGCGCTGGGCTGCCGAGGTCGACGAGCGCTCGCTGCCGCACGAGTCCGATTGGCTCCGCAGCGCGGTGCATCTGAACAAGGGGTGCTATCGCGGTCAGGAGACCGTGGCCAAGGTGCATAACCTCGGCCACCCGCCCCGCCGTCTCGCTGCTCTCCAGCTCGACGGCAGCGATGCCGTGCTCCCGGCTCCGGGTTCACCGGTGTTCGCGGGAGAGGATGAGGTCGGACACATCACCTCGGCCGCGCGGCACCACGAAGACGGGCCCATCGCGTTGGCGATCCTGTCGCGTCGCGCCCCGGTCGGCGACCTCACGGTGCGCGATGACGGGATCGATATCGCCGCGTCGCAGCAGGTCATCGTGCCTGCGGACGCCGGATCGGTGGCCGAAATCCCCCGCCTCACCCGGCTGTCGCGGCGGCCGTCCGCACCGGACCCGCGCGGCGACGCCGGAACCGGCGGATCCAGCGGCGGACGCTGA